In the Candidatus Latescibacterota bacterium genome, one interval contains:
- a CDS encoding ISL3 family transposase, which translates to MNHSTLEAALGLSAPWKVTEDRFSVKEKRLDITIDFEPGSTFTCPDCGAGGAKAHDTQERTWRHLNFFQHETYLHARVPRVECPQGCGIKTVEVPWTRSRSGFTALFEALIMIMAREMPVAVIAAIVGEHDTRIWRVLHHHVEEARREADFSEVRRIGMDETASRRGHNYISLFFDLDVKRLLYGAEGRDQDTVSAFAVDLSAHGGDPDQVQQVCCDMWPAYIKGVNASFPNAEITFDRFHIMKIMNQAVDEVRRQEAKTTDVLKKTRYLWLKNPNNLTGKQRRKMDSLTDHNLKTARAYQIRLTLQELFEQPDRKTGEAFLKCWYFWATHSRLEPIIQAAKTIKRHWEGVLNWFDSMITIGLLEGFNSLIQAAKARARGYRTNRNLITMAYLIAGQLKYNLPT; encoded by the coding sequence ATGAATCACTCCACATTGGAAGCAGCGCTCGGCCTATCAGCTCCATGGAAGGTCACCGAAGATCGTTTCTCTGTTAAAGAAAAACGTCTGGATATCACCATCGATTTCGAACCTGGCAGCACATTCACCTGCCCGGACTGTGGAGCGGGAGGCGCCAAAGCACACGATACGCAGGAACGAACATGGCGTCATCTGAACTTCTTTCAACATGAGACCTATCTACATGCCCGGGTTCCACGAGTTGAGTGTCCCCAGGGATGCGGTATCAAGACCGTGGAAGTGCCCTGGACACGCTCCCGCAGCGGCTTCACGGCGCTGTTCGAAGCTCTGATCATGATCATGGCTCGCGAGATGCCTGTGGCGGTCATTGCAGCCATAGTTGGCGAGCACGATACACGCATCTGGCGCGTGCTCCACCATCATGTCGAAGAAGCCCGCAGGGAGGCCGATTTCTCTGAAGTGCGCCGTATCGGCATGGATGAAACGGCCAGTCGCAGGGGACATAACTACATCAGTCTCTTCTTCGATTTGGACGTAAAACGTCTCCTGTACGGGGCGGAAGGGCGCGATCAAGACACCGTCAGTGCCTTCGCAGTCGACCTGAGTGCCCACGGGGGCGACCCCGATCAGGTCCAACAGGTCTGCTGTGATATGTGGCCCGCATATATAAAAGGCGTGAATGCGTCCTTTCCCAATGCGGAGATCACCTTTGATCGATTTCATATTATGAAGATCATGAACCAGGCGGTGGACGAAGTCCGGCGGCAGGAGGCCAAAACCACAGACGTGTTGAAGAAAACGCGCTACCTGTGGCTCAAGAACCCCAACAATCTGACCGGTAAGCAACGTCGAAAGATGGACTCCTTGACGGACCACAACCTGAAGACAGCCAGAGCGTATCAGATCCGCCTGACCCTTCAAGAACTCTTTGAACAACCCGACCGAAAGACGGGGGAAGCTTTCCTGAAGTGCTGGTATTTCTGGGCCACCCACAGTCGCCTGGAACCCATTATTCAGGCCGCAAAGACCATCAAGCGTCATTGGGAAGGAGTCCTCAATTGGTTCGACAGCATGATCACCATTGGATTGCTGGAGGGGTTCAATAGTCTCATCCAGGCTGCTAAGGCACGCGCTCGTGGATATCGAACCAACCGTAATCTCATA